The following proteins are encoded in a genomic region of Primulina huaijiensis isolate GDHJ02 chromosome 3, ASM1229523v2, whole genome shotgun sequence:
- the LOC140973403 gene encoding berberine bridge enzyme-like 8, with translation MKILTFSLSLSLLLCVAWHPSQYEAFFQCLENYPQPSSSPISDVLYTPDNSSFPSVLQAYIRNLRFNESTTPKPRLIITASHVSHIQAAIVCAKAYDFQMRIRSGGHDYDGVSYVSEYQNFFILDMSNLRAISVNIEDETAWVECGATLGEVYYRIAERSNVHAFPAGVCPTVGVGGHFSAGGYGNMMRKYGLSVDNIVDAKLIDVNGLLLDRNSMGEDLFWAITGGGGSSYGVVLSYKIKLPRVPPAVTVFRVRRTYDSDFTNLIYRYQEVAPNFPDELFVRLTLDVVNSTSGPKTNRATFRALYLGSSKDLFSLAEASFPELGIQQKDCIEMSWVESVLFWYDYPTGTPVDTLLSRVPPALSYLKRKSDYVKKPMTRPGLEFIFKKMVELQFPMLAFNPYGGQMARIPPSAKPFPHRAGNLFKLQYVTNWNEGGIEVANYYINLTRELHNHMTPFVSMNPRQAFLNYRDLDIGNNDNGRDSFGLKYFKDNYDRLVKIKTMVDPHDFFRNEQSIPPTTPEYYNLEVA, from the coding sequence atgaaaattttaacattttctcTCTCTCTGTCCCTACTGCTTTGCGTCGCCTGGCATCCGTCTCAATATGAAGCTTTCTTTCAATGCCTGGAAAATTACCCTCAACCCTCTTCCTCTCCAATCTCGGATGTACTCTACACTCCAGATAATTCATCTTTTCCATCTGTTTTGCAAGcttacataagaaatttgaggTTTAATGAATCCACCACCCCGAAACCACGTCTCATTATCACAGCATCTCATGTTTCTCATATCCAGGCAGCCATTGTTTGCGCTAAAGCGTATGATTTCCAGATGAGAATCAGAAGCGGCGGACACGATTACGATGGAGTTTCATACGTGTCTGAGTATCAGAACTTCTTCATTCTTGACATGTCCAACCTCCGGGCGATTAGCGTTAACATCGAAGATGAGACGGCTTGGGTTGAATGTGGCGCCACTCTTGGTGAGGTTTACTACAGAATTGCGGAGAGAAGCAACGTTCACGCCTTCCCTGCCGGAGTTTGCCCCACTGTTGGTGTCGGTGGCCATTTCAGCGCTGGTGGGTATGGTAACATGATGCGAAAATACGGGCTTTCGGTAGACAATATAGTTGATGCTAAATTGATCGACGTCAACGGGTTGCTTCTCGACAGAAATTCAATGGGAGAGGATCTTTTCTGGGCCATTACAGGCGGCGGAGGATCAAGCTACGGAGTCGTGCTGTCGTACAAAATAAAACTCCCCCGTGTTCCTCCAGCGGTGACCGTTTTCCGGGTTCGTAGAACTTATGACTCAGATTTCACAAACCTAATCTATCGTTACCAAGAAGTCGCACCCAATTTCCCAGACGAATTATTCGTGCGACTCACGCTGGACGTCGTAAACAGCACCTCCGGACCAAAAACCAATAGGGCAACATTTCGCGCTCTGTACCTTGGAAGTTCGAAAGACCTTTTTTCTCTGGCAGAAGCAAGTTTTCCAGAACTGGGAATACAGCAGAAAGATTGCATTGAGATGAGCTGGGTTGAATCAGTTCTTTTCTGGTACGATTACCCGACAGGCACACCAGTTGACACCCTTCTCAGCAGGGTTCCTCCAGCTCTCAGTTACCTCAAAAGAAAATCTGATTACGTGAAGAAACCCATGACAAGACCAGGGCTTGAATTCATATTCAAGAAAATGGTGGAACTGCAATTCCCCATGCTGGCGTTCAATCCTTACGGAGGTCAAATGGCTAGGATCCCACCCTCTGCAAAACCCTTCCCGCATAGAGCAGGAaacctcttcaaacttcagtaTGTGACTAATTGGAACGAAGGGGGAATCGAGGTTGCGAATTATTACATAAATTTGACAAGAGAGCTGCATAATCACATGACTCCATTCGTGTCCATGAATCCAAGGCAAGCGTTTCTCAATTATAGGGATCTTGATATTGGAAATAACGATAATGGAAGGGATAGTTTTGGGTTAAAATACTTCAAGGATAACTACGACAGGCTGGTCAAAATTAAGACGATGGTTGATCCACATGACTTCTTCAGAAATGAGCAAAGCATTCCCCCGACGACCCCTGAATATTACAATTTAGAGGTGGCCTAG
- the LOC140973405 gene encoding protein LONGIFOLIA 1-like, with the protein MAMGYAKEQNLEMQTQRQMGCMAGFLQIFYRDNFLTGKRLYSTKRLPSSRVVDTTLDLEISAPSLPANSRELDDTKQLRSLAPPRPEVDVAELPPKSPLPLPVFNLKDVSKSSWNFYRDSPRLSLDSRATMDAKGGLHPKEIRTVASVLPMANRSCGIGSDDTSDGYGQRSPSVIARLMGLEPQPVSVKPELRRSASESRASRDIFHSRFVTEGGNTLSKLPSRSKSSLMIDGVKENTQLNADYEDLRDQSWKQSNKAAVSKGLNRIGSGSPPTPWRASQHRKCLFDSADIFPEPKQTVSIQYGEVCKRLKMRGIDKPSKDLETLKQILEALQLKGLLHSNKPSGPNQANRRIFVDEESPIVLIRPSRLPTSTLSTGYGSDYSPFKGGNDGRSVRRHFSFAGENSPSVNPRLESYVSSPTTRNEGSANTRRPKFPTNPKPSSVGIQKRPNESMENQRVAPNQSLMRKPRRTRPDQTAIGRSHRSKKTASKTKHKEKITTAIVVADVSSSISWSSITASTDTERSKTAVYEEGKNLLKRCDKLLNSTAEMNETDTQPSPVSVLDSSFYKDESLTPSPVTTKRNLDFKDESIDLVEEIWSPVISPIRSKCGETLDDSDFSYISDILRVSRCLSDKSDVFLLLEKQQYLKGKDTSKASRLQRKLIFDTTTEILDRNRQLPPWKTASRDNHNVNKSSLNKVWSEFQRIREPNTAQDLFGVICGVLKKDLSAGDATTSWADCPAEKSGAVLDMERMIFKDLIGETIQDLAALSCRSSSMSGQKPRRKLVL; encoded by the exons ATGGCTATGGGGTATGCAAAAGAGCAGAATCTGGAGATGCAAACACAGAGACAAATGGGTTGCATGGCGGgttttcttcaaattttttatcGCGACAATTTTTTGACCGGGAAACGCCTCTACTCCACCAAGCGCCTCCCTTCTTCACGG GTTGTTGATACAACTTTGGATTTGGAGATATCAGCTCCCTCACTGCCCGCGAATTCGAGGGAATTGGATGACACGAAACAGTTGCGTTCATTGGCACCCCCGCGTCCGGAGGTGGATGTGGCTGAGTTGCCGCCTAAATCACCTCTTCCGCTGCCTGTATTTAATTTGAAAGATGTCAGTAAGTCCTCGTGGAATTTCTACAGAGATTCCCCTAGACTGTCGCTCGACAGCAGAGCTACAATGGATGCAAAGGGAGGCCTCCATCCCAAAGAGATCCGCACAGTCGCCTCCGTTTTACCCATGGCAAATCGGTCCTGTGGCATTGGAAGCGATGATACATCTGATGGATATGGGCAACGGTCTCCCAGTGTCATTGCCAGGCTCATGGGTCTGGAGCCACAGCCTGTTTCAGTTAAGCCTGAGCTCCGGAGATCCGCCTCCGAATCAAGAGCCTCGAGAGATATCTTTCACTCTCGATTCGTCACAGAAGGTGGTAATACGTTGTCCAAGCTGCCAAGTCGATCGAAATCTTCCCTTATGATCGACGGTGTGAAAGAAAATACCCAGTTGAATGCAGATTATGAAGATCTGAGGGATCAATCATGGAAGCAGTCTAACAAGGCTGCAGTGTCTAAAGGATTGAACAGAATCGGCTCCGGTTCCCCGCCAACTCCATGGAGAGCTTCGCAGCACCGCAAATGTTTATTCGACTCGGCAGACATTTTCCCTGAGCCTAAACAAACTGTATCAATCCAATATGGAGAGGTTTGCAAAAGACTCAAAATGAGAGGAATCGACAAGCCGTCAAAAGATTTGGAAACCTTGAAACAAATCCTTGAAGCTTTGCAGCTCAAAGGTCTCCTGCATTCAAACAAACCGTCGGGCCCAAACCAAGCCAACCGCCGCATCTTTGTTGACGAGGAGTCACCGATCGTCTTAATTAGACCTTCGCGATTGCCAACTTCAACTTTGTCTACGGGATATGGCAGTGATTATTCGCCGTTCAAAGGTGGGAATGACGGTCGTAGCGTTCGCCGGCATTTTAGTTTCGCCGGAGAAAATTCACCATCGGTGAATCCCCGCCTGGAGAGCTACGTGTCGAGTCCAACAACTCGAAATGAAGGCAGTGCGAACACGCGACGGCCAAAATTCCCAACCAATCCGAAACCCTCGAGCGTCGGAATCCAAAAAAGACCGAACGAGTCGATGGAGAATCAGAGAGTCGCCCCAAACCAGTCACTGATGCGAAAACCAAGAAGAACCAGACCAGATCAAACGGCCATTGGCCGTTCGCATAGGAGCAAGAAAACAGCTTCTAAGACTAAACACAAAGAGAAAATCACGACAGCCATTGTTGTAGCTGATGTATCTTCATCAATTTCTTGGAGCAGCATCACTGCATCAACTGATACAGAG AGGTCGAAGACTGCGGTATACGAAGAAGGGAAGAATTTATTGAAAAGATGTGACAAGCTTCTTAACAGCACAGCAGAGATGAATGAGACAGATACACAGCCGAGTCCCGTGTCAGTTCTTGATTCGTCGTTCTATAAGGACGAATCATTAACCCCTTCACCTGTTACAACCAAACGCAATCTTGATTTCAAAG ATGAATCTATTGATTTGGTGGAAGAGATATGGAGTCCTGTTATTTCGCCTATTCGATCAAAATGCGGAGAAACCTTGGATGATTCTGATTTTTCGTACATATCGGATATCCTAAGGGTGTCCCGTTGCCTATCCGACAAATCTGATGTCTTCCTGCTTCTGGAGAAGCAACAGTATCTCAAGGGAAAGGACACATCCAAAGCCTCTAGGCTCCAAAGGAAGCTTATTTTCGATACAACCACTGAAATTCTTGACAGAAACAGACAGTTGCCTCCATGGAAAACTGCTTCTCGGGATAATCACAATGTTAATAAGTCGTCGCTCAACAAAGTTTGGTCTGAATTTCAAAGAATTAGGGAGCCAAACACAGCTCAGGATTTGTTTGGTGTAATTTGTGGTGTCTTGAAGAAGGACTTATCAGCAGGGGATGCGACCACCAGTTGGGCGGATTGTCCGGCCGAGAAATCGGGGGCTGTCTTGGACATGGAACGGATGATATTCAAGGATTTGATTGGGGAGACTATACAAGATCTTGCAGCATTGTCATGTAGAAGTAGTTCAATGTCTGGCCAAAAGCCTAGAAGGAAGTTGGTTTTATAA
- the LOC140972155 gene encoding GABA transporter 1-like produces MAAETNEKDKAPNQEEEWRRLPTSNAIDHEPTGTWQHAAFHVATTIATPAAYAPLPFAVASLGWPLGVTSLVAGTLATWYSSLLIASLWRWDGKKHTTYRHLARSIYGPLGYWSIAFFQQVASLGNNIAVQIAAGSSLKAIYKYYQPDGSLTLQHFIMFFGAFELFLSQFPDIHSLRWVNALCTLSTIGFAGTTIGVTIYNGKKIDRELISHSLQGTSSTRVFKAFNALGAIAFSFGDAMLPEIQNTVKNPTKKNMYKGVSAAYTIIVLSYWQLAFSGYWAFGSDVQPYIVASLTTPMWTIIMANLFAVIQISGCFQIYCRPTYAYLEGRTPYRKTNIVYRLVYTTIYIGLITLVASAMPFFVDFVGICGAIGFTPLDFVFPVLAHMKVGKMGAKFGKFRHAVLLLNIVIAVWFSIVAVLGCVGAVRFIVEDVKTYKLFHDM; encoded by the exons ATGGCGGCCGAAACCAACGAAAAAGACAAAGcgccaaatcaagaagaagagtGGCGGCGACTGCCAACTTCAAACGCGATTGATCATGAACCTACGGGCACTTGGCAACATGCCGCTTTCCACGTCGCCACCACCATCGCCACCCCCGCCGCCTATGCTCCTCTCCCTTTCGCCGTCGCGTCTCTTGGCTGGCCTCTCG GGGTGACGAGTTTAGTGGCGGGGACTCTTGCTACGTGGTATTCAAGTTTACTGATTGCTTCCCTTTGGAGATGGGATGGCAAGAAACACACTACTTACCGGCATCTTGCCCGGAGCATTTATG GACCATTGGGTTACTGGTCTATTGCATTTTTTCAGCAGGTGGCTTCCTTGGGGAATAACATTGCTGTTCAAATTGCTGCCGGGAGCAGCCTAAAG GCAATATACAAATATTATCAGCCTGATGGTAGCTTGACTCTGCAACATTTCATTATGTTCTTTGGAGCATTTGAGCTCTTTCTGTCTCAGTTCCCTGATATTCATTCACTGAGATGGGTGAATGCCTTGTGTACTCTGAGTACAATTGGTTTTGCTGGTACTACCATCGGCGTAACAATTTACAACG GGAAGAAAATTGATCGAGAATTGATTAGCCATAGTTTGCAAGGCACCTCATCTACCAGAGTTTTTAAAGCGTTTAATGCTCTTGGTGCAATTGCCTTTTCATTTGGAGATGCAATGCTCCCTGAAATACAA AATACAGTGAAAAATCCAACGAAAAAGAACATGTACAAAGGTGTATCTGCTGCATATACTATCATAGTTTTAAGTTACTGGCAACTAGCTTTCTCTGGTTACTGGGCATTCGGTTCCGACGTCCAGCCTTACATTGTGGCTTCACTTACAACTCCCATGTGGACTATCATCATGGCCAATTTATTCGCAGTCATTCAGATATCAGGATGCTTTCAG ATTTACTGCAGACCTACTTATGCATATCTCGAAGGGAGAACACCATATAGGAAGACTAATATTGTCTACCGTCTGGTTTATACGACAATTTACATTGGTTTGATAACACTTGTTGCCTCAGCCATGCCTTTTTTTGTGGATTTTGTTGGCATTTGTGGGGCTATTGGATTCACTCCATTAGACTTCGTGTTTCCCGTTCTAGCTCACATGAAAGTAGGGAAGATGGGCGCCAAGTTTGGGAAGTTTAGGCATGCAGTGTTGCTCCTTAACATTGTCATTGCTGTCTGGTTTTCAATAGTTGCAGTGTTGGGCTGTGTTGGTGCAGTTAGATTCATAGTTGAAGATGTTAAAACTTACAAGCTATTTCATGATATGTAA